Below is a genomic region from Salmo trutta chromosome 19, fSalTru1.1, whole genome shotgun sequence.
CCCCTGGGATATGGGGGAGACAGCACGGAGGGGTACGTGTGATCGGTGAATTCCGACATTCCAGCAGGAACTTTCTGTCATAGATGATCCTGGTTCCTGTGAGGACAAAGGGTTGAAGTGTCTGTCTCGGGGTAAGAATACAGAAGTACCAGGAGTCATGATGTGCAGCAATCCATCTAGATCACGAGGTCTTCTTGTGCACAATATTTATCCAAGGTGTGTTAGTGCAGGCTACATAGAAAAGTGGGCAGTCTATACTCCGTGTGTACTTTTCAATAGAAGAGCTCACCTTGATCTGATCTGAATCCTATACTACTAGCAACTATATCAGGGTGTTTTCACACTTGATCCGTTTCAGGCAGTTTTTGTGATTTGTTTTTGTGCCGTGTGAACACTCGAAAATGAATTCGGCACACTCAAAAGAGCCCCCGAAGACAAGCCATCTCGAGAGGTGGTCTGAGTACGGTTCGTTTGAATTCCACTGTCCGGTTCCCTTTTTTAGGACAATGTGAACGCAAAGCTCCCCAGGTTCGCTTGTCATTATtcccgcaccacacacacacacacacacaagactactgcaacaccgtttcctcTGCCATAAACCCGCACATTGGTGCCACTAAAAAAAGACATGTGCAGGTTTCGCGAAATATCCCGTTTTTGTATATTGATTAGCGATTGTCAAGGACGCACAGATACTCAAACATGTGTTATGTTTTTAGTTCAGATTAGTTGATAGCAATATGTGATTTATAGGCTAAGAGAACGCCATaaactgtttattgattgtggGGTTTGATTAGCGTGAGAAGACAATATATTTGGCGAGAATCACAACATAGGGTCCAAAAtctattctagctcttaaaggggcaggAGCCTACATTGGGTGTACAATTTACAATTACAGCATTATTTATTCTATtgctatttattctgttaccaattAAATGTACATGTTAATAGTATCGTCTGATTACAATTATGTCTCATTTTAACTAAATGCAACctattagcttccaaaatgtaagGCTGTATATCTAGCTGTCCGATAACACATTCTGatggcttgtcctgcactttATAAAAACCCAGAGTGCATGTTGGAAAAATATCTTGGTTCttttctaaacatagcaatgtgaaCGCAAAGAGGCCTCTGGGTTTAGGTGAAGTGAACTGGAAAAATAGctgagtcctcattcaaaggcaagggCAGTGTGAACACGTTGTTTTGCAGTTCTTTTTTTTACCCCAGAGTTCACTATAAAGAGGAATGAGATCTGTTCTTTTAAAGAGGATTATATGTGAAAACACCCTCAGAGAATCTACTGGTCTGACATGTTTCATATGCTGTACTGGGAAAATATTTTGAACGCAATCACACCTATGCACTCTTTCGTCATACAGTTCAATATAAGTCTCTGGATCTCAGTCCCCACAGTTCAGGTGTGTTGCCTGGCTTTACAAACTCCTCTACCCCTGAAGTGCCTCCTTGTAACTGAGACGTAACGTCCTCAGCAATCCCAGCTATGTAACACCACCAATGAAAACAACCCCATTACTtcagcctctctcccctccacgTTGGCCTCCTTGTAAAGGCCACACAATGtcctcctctctcacacacacacacacacgttgataAATCGGATCAACTGCATCTTGACAGTTAGAGATAATTGAACCTGTCATTGCTGGATCCATACAATAAATATGTTTATTGGATGATTAAACTAAAATTATTGGAACAGGTAAAAGTGCATTTAATGTAATAGTAAGTACATAACCGTTCATTCAAAACTGGACAAAAGCGTCTCCAGGCTCCCAGGTTATATCTTCATGCAATTGTGCGCAATGTGCTGTTCTCCAAACTAGCGCAGCGCTTACACTCCCGAGGCCGTATCGGTGTGTTCTTCAATACGATAAGTAGTTCCTTATTTTTCTAAACTTACCTCCAGGTGTCGTGGAGAACAGGGTGCCTCCGGGCGTCTGACTGTAGGAGTCGGCCAGCTGAGACCAGTCTTTTGACTGCTCAAAGCGACTGGGAATAGGACAGTTTAGGCCTATACTGGTGGTACCGTTAGAAGACATCGTAGAAAGCAGATGAATGACCAAATAAGTTTTAAAAGAATTACActtacacacaaaaaaagacaCTGCAATTTGTGATCGATGTCTACTATAGCCTGTGAGATAGTAAATCTGCGCCAACTAAAGTTTTGTTTGACTCGGGGACTGCGGCGCTGGGAGACGCACTGAGCTCTAGCAGCCACGTGCAGGTGTTTATGAAAAATCTGCTGATTTGAGGCGTGGTTTAGTTTGAGTTTCACAATCACCTCACTACTGTATCAACCAGAGCAACATTTCATTTTAACGCTCACAATCACATATGCGGACTCAGTATGAACTGAAATGAACCGTCACATGATTTAATAGGGCGGGCAGACCGGGTAGATCTCTGTGTACTCTGCAAACGAGTACAGATGCAGAACAGAAAGTTAGcatttaaacaaatcaaaatactaGTAACGCAGTAGCCCATCTCCCAAATACGCTTGATCTATACGTTTGTGACGTTATGACAATGTTCTTCTCCCAGTGGAGGCTGATAggaagagctataggaggatagcctcattgtaatggctggaatgggacAGAATCAACCATTTGGTTTCCGTTTGATACAgcatgttccatttattccatcccAGCCACTAAAATGAGCCGTCCTCCTGTAacttctcccaccagcctccagtCCTCTGTTTTTAAATCATCCAAAACTTAAGATTACTTTACTGTCCCATTATGGGTTGAGTGATTGGTCTCtcaaatatcaaattcccagtcaATCTTGGTTgttaaatttattttttaaaaacacTACTTGTTACTCCAGCAATACTTGTTTACAAGTGCAATTCAAAACAAGGCAGTGTTGATAAGCAATAATTAATTTGAAGAGTTGGATAAACAAAGATAGCAATCCTAGTTGAACGTCTGTCAAAACATAAAATGACCTGATGGTGTTCTCTGGGTAGACTCTTAGCCAATGTAAAATTAAGTGTCCGATTGCAGTCTCCGGTGGAAACGTCTCCATGCATGATAAATGGCACCCCGTGCCAGAACATTCAGTCAGACTGAGTGATTACATCATCACGAGTAAACATGACACACAGGAGCAGTCTCCTACTTCTATAGACAAACCAAGGGCACTTCATATCAACAAAGTGTGCAGAGAGAATCATGAGGTGTATGATGTCATGAGGTAAATACAATATGAATAAAGGCACAACAGTACAGTTGTCTTTTTATTGACTATTAAGGTAAATATTACACATTAATACAGTAGAGTCACTATACGACACGTACTCTGGTTTTAACCCTTTTTTTTATAGTATGTAAACAATTATACATGTATTTACCACTAAAAGGTCTGAGTTCTCGCTTTATGTTATCACCTAGTTCTTGGGCTGAGTATAAATAAGCGTACAGTCCTGTAGAGCCCTGCAGACCAAGAACAATTAATGTGGGGCTTTTAAAGTCAAAATAATGGCTATACTACGCAAAGAATGGATCCTGTTTAACAGGCAATCGGTTTGTTCATAGACAGTGATAAACACGTTACAGCCCACACTGGATTCATCTTTTTAGTTAGGCACATCAAAATGGTGTCCGACCATCCAGTTTCTGGACACTCCCTAGGTTAATATCTTTGTATATTATGTAATTATCTGGTTCTCTTAAAACGTGTATGAGTCTTGTTAATGGTCCTATGCTTCGATCGCTAGATGTCTTTAGTTGACGTGATTCAGGTGCACATTCCCAACGTGCGGGGCCCAAGTCCCAGGCCAGACCTGAAACGACATGTTTTCATCACTTAGTTACAAAACCACAACAGCGGAAGACTGAGTAATGGTGAAAATAAGTGAATGATGTTGATGGGagtgctccacacacacacacacacacacctgctgggTTTCTGCAGTCTCTGCAGAGTTGGAGACCACGTTCATGATGGGATTCCAGGCAGGGTCAGCGCTATGGAGCCCGTTGTACATGGGGCCCCCAGGGACCTCTCCCATAGGAGGGTGGGGAGGAATGATCGTCCCGCCATACATTGacattggcaaaccctagaaaggACAATAAAAAATTAAAGACAGAACTggtcaaaaaaaaatatataaaaatatgtttttgtgacAGTTCTCATTGGATCATTCCAACCACAAAATCTTTGCATCAACTATTTAGCAGTGTCTGTCTGCTACCTTTGGGAAGTCCATGAAGTTGGTGGGCATGGGTTGATGGAAGGTGTTGGAGGGGTTCCCGATGCCGGTGTCATCCCGCTCCATGGCTTGGTGCTGGGAGAAACCACTCTGCTGGTGCATCACATGACCGCCCATCAGGGGCTGAGACCAGCCTGACATCGCCTCTAAAGGTGGAGGGTAAGAGCAGGGGAGGACTGAGATTTTGGATCGTGCGAGAGTTAATCATTATGTTCAAAACATTTACAATATATTTCAAAGCATTATAATAAACATCTTAAAAACACTGACAATTTAAAGATGATCAGTTCTACAACTATCCATTCTTCTACAACTGTACACTAACCCGATCCACCTCTCTCCAAAACTCACCAGACGCACTGCCCACGCCGAAGGACCAGATGCCCCCCTGCCCAACAGGCGGCGTGTAGCTGGCTGTGAGCATGGCGTGGTTCACGGAGCCCGTCTGGCGGATGCGTGCCAGGCGCTCAGTGCCAATGGGTGGGGGCACCTTGCGGTCCTGCTGGCTGTTGCTGCTGGGCTTAGCCTGAATCAGAGCCGTGGTCACCGTGGACGACACAGAGGACACCGGGGACTcacctgaggggggggggggggggggggggcaaaggcTTGTTAACTTTCCCAATGTTGGATTTATCAAAGAAGACTAAAGATATAAATTACATGAAATCCTTTGATTAGGCTTAATTTAATTTCATTCTTTCCcaaaaagtagacattgaatatactttgtttgcaacaaaaaaaagggggggggggggtgaaaaacACTGTAGATCTATGAATGAACTTCCCCATCCCCTGTCCCCGTGCTGTGTTCTTACTGGAGGTGGAGGCGCTCCAGGGGTGAGGGGAGAAGTGCTGGCGGCTAAAGGAGGGGGTGCCCACCGGGGATGGACCCTGCAGGTACACTGTACTGCCAGAGATACTGGTGGCGAAGCTAGTCAGAGCAGCAGACGAAGAGATGGAGTTCCCCGACGGGTCCATGTGGTGCATGCCTGAAACAAAGAGGTCAACTGACCCGGTTAAAATATGTAGGCACAAACCACTAATAAACTGAACAAGTACGACAATATAAACATGATTAGTGCTGCTTTGTGGAATCAGTAGAATTTCTGTTTCTCTGGAACAAAATGATTTTCATGGTGTTATGGGTTATGTTGTGTTATTTCctgctgagtgagtgagtgtagtGGAGTCAAATGGTCTTTGTTGCTTACCGATGGGACTGGTGACAATCCTCTGGGAGTTACAACGGTACCCTGGAGCCTTGGAGCCATCAGGAGCTGGCATCACCTTCTCCATCTGTCCCATGCCTCCCATGTAGGGCTGCTCCGGAGGGTTCCTGGCAGGCAGGTGACATGCTCCCCACACCTGACTGTTGCCCACCTGGTTGCTGTCAAACATGCTGCTGAAATGGTTGAAGAGGGCAGTGGGGCCGTAGTTGGGGGGCAGCTGCTGGGTCTTGCCCCCGTGGCTGTGCATCTGGGAGCCGTTCATCATGCCCATGGAAGGGGGTGCCATACCCTGGTTGGCATACTGCTGCGGATGTTTCTGGTGTTGCTCTTGAGAGGCTCCAGAGGATACAAACACAGAGTGGTGCTCCTGTGGAGATGTCCCAGCTGGCATGGGGTAGACCTGGGCCGAGGGCTGCACGCATGAGGGAGAAGGCTGTGCGTAGTGAGGTACGGTGCTGCCTCCTGCTGGTGCAGCGTGAGAGGAGGGCAGGTGGGAGCAGGGAGGCTGGGCGGCCAGGGGGCTGGGCTCTGTgctgggggagaaggggaggggcagCTGCTGCTGTCTGCTGTCTGGCTGCTGGGAGGGCAGTGATGGTGGAGCCATGGGAGGACCTGTGAAGTACATGGGGCCGTTGGAGCTGGAACCTTCAGACGCTCCACCTTGGACAGGTGCTGCATCTGGAGAGGACTTCTCTTTACCAGGCGTGGTGCCACCAGCAGGCTCTGGCTTGGAGATGGGCAGCTGCTGTGCAGACGGGGCGATGGGCACGGAAGGGGAGGACGGAGTAGAGGGCATGATGGAGGGTGCAGGGGCCAGCTGCGTGGCGGGAACGTTGCTCACTGTGGAAGTGACTGCCGTCATGCTGGTCGTCTTTGGTTCGCCAGAGAAGAGCTGCTTCCTGGCAGAGGAGGGCGTTGGGGTGCCGGAGGGGGCAGTGCTGGTGGGCGAGGCGGTGGCTGCAGGGACTGCTGTAGAGGCAGGAGCTGTGTACTCCGGATGGGCAACGGAGACAGGCGAGGGCCGGGGGGCAGTGCTCCCGTTGTGCTTGGGAGAGCTGTGAGTGCTGCCGGGGTTGACGGGCCGCACCGGGAACGGGCCCCAGGTGTTAGGCGATGGAGAAAAGGTGCCACCGAACTGTGCCATGGGCAGGCGTGGGTGTCGGATGTGGTGCATGGTCTGGGCAGCCAGCAGGGCCAGGTGTGGGTTGGCGTACGCCAGGGGCAGAGAAACAAAAGGGGGTCTCACCCCGGGGGACAGGTTCTTTCCCATCTTCCCTCCCTGCTGAGAGACCGGGGGGGTCTGGAAGGACACAGTGGACGACGGAAACACTGATGCCAGGCCCTTGGAGCCGGCCGCCGTAGTGTTGGTGGAGCCCATCTTGGTGCTGGTGCCAGGGGTACGGATGTGGTTTCTGGGGATTAGGTCCTCCAGCTCCTTGGCTGGGTCCTGGATCAGGGCGTTGATCAGTTGCACAGCGTGTCGAGTCGACTCTGTGCCTCCTCTGAAGACCAAagggagagaagcaggtgagtgtcTGACCTGGTGGTGATCAGTGGACCGGTCTTACCTGGTGGTGATCAGTGGGCCCGGTCTTACCTGGTGGTGATCAGTGGGCCGGTCTTACCTGGTGGTGATCAGTGGGCCGGTCTTACCTGGTGGTGATCAGTGGGCCGGTCTTACCTGGTGGTGATCAGTGGGCCGGTCTTACCTGGTGGTGATCAGTGGGCCGGTCTTACCTGGTGGTGATCAGTGGGCCGGTCTTACCTGGTGGTGATCAGTGGGCCGGTCTTACCTGGTGGTGATCAGTGGGCCGGTCTTACCTGGTGGTGATCAGTGGGCCGGTCTTACCTGGTGGTGATCAGTGGGCCGGTCTTACCTGGTGGTGATCAGTGGGCCCGTCTTACCTGGTGGTGATCAGTGGGCCGGTCATACCTGGTGGTGATCAGTGGGCCGGTCATACCTGGTGGTGATCAGTGGGCCGGTCTTACCTGGTGGTGATCAGTGGGCCGGTCTTACCTGGTGGTGATCAGTGGGCCGGTCTTACCTGGTGGTGATCAGTGGGCCCGTCATACCTGGTGGTGATCAGTGGGCCCGTCATACCTGGTGGTGATCAGTGGGCCGGTCTTACCTGGTGGTGATCAGTGGGCCGGTCTTACCTGGTGGTGATCAGTGGGCCTGTCATACCTGGTGATGATCAGTGGGCCGTCATACCTGGTGGTGATCAGTGGGCCGGTCTTAACTGGTGGTGATCAGTGGGCCCGTCATACCTGGTGATGATCAGTGGGCCGTCATACCTGGTGATGATCAGTGGGCCGGTCTTACCTGATGGTGATCATCCTCTCTCCATTCTTGTCCTTCTGTTTGTCCACGTCGATGTGAGCACCGGTCACGTCCTGAACGGCAGTGATATTACAGCCCCCTCTGCCCATGATCCGAGACACAACAGAGGCAGGCACCAATAGCTTCTTAGATCTGACAGAAGACAAACAAGCCATTCCATTCATATCTGGGTCATATGGCTGTACTTAACTACACTGCGtacacaattattaggcaaattgtattcctcgggattcattttattgttgaacaaacacaatgctctcagtcaatccaaaatgttattgaacatcaaacctgaatgtttaacaaaggaaaagtgagttttgtctttctcagggaaatatataagtgtgcagaattattaggcaactaaattactaaaataatttctctgtactcacttgtttattctaaatttttagagtaagtgtaacagataacacaaaatgacaattatataacatttttggcctttcaaaaatattcagtgaccaatatagccacccttattttctataactgccatgagccttccatccatggagtctgtcagtttcttgatctgttcacgatcaattttcgccgaagcagcaaccacagcctcccaaatgctgttcaaaaaggtgtattgtcttccatcactgtaaacctcatgtttgagaagggcccacaagttctcaataggatttaagtcaggtgaggaagggggccaggtcattattcaggcatctttgaggcccttgctggctagccaagcagtggagtacttagatgcatgtgatggagcattgtcctgcataaagatcatggccttctagaatgctgaggacttcctgtaccactgtttgacgaaagaatcttccagaaactggcagtaggtttgtgagttgagtttcagtccatcttcaacccgaaaaggtccaactacctcatcctcaatgatagcagcccataccagtacccctccttcaccttgctggcacctgactcaaagtggtgccctgtgtccattattGATCCAGCCAcgggtccatcaagagtcactttcatttcatctgtccataaaacctttgaaaaatctgtctaacaggtatttctttgcccaatcttgacgcttcaacttgtgaatcttattcagtgctggtcttgtttcagtcttcttgaccttggccatgtctctgagcacttgacaccttgtacttctgaacactccaggtaggttgcagttctggaatacggtggcactggaggataatgggttcctggtagtttgacgtttaattcttctcaagtcttttgcagttaatttgcaccttttcttccccatgcgttttttgcgccccagttgactattcgcaacaaaacgtttgaatgtccggtggtcacacctcaatagttgaGCTATTTAAAGAGtatcgcatccgtctgaaaggcattttacatttttggcttttcagtgtcagttaaatctcttttttggcccattttacctgaggtaatgaggctgcctaata
It encodes:
- the eif4ebp3 gene encoding eukaryotic translation initiation factor 4E-binding protein 3 is translated as MSSNGTTSIGLNCPIPSRFEQSKDWSQLADSYSQTPGGTLFSTTPGGTRIIYDRKFLLECRNSPITRTPPCCLPHIPGVTAPALHPLGKLKEMDENKDISADDAQFVIDI